The following coding sequences are from one Neurospora crassa OR74A linkage group I, whole genome shotgun sequence window:
- the cdt-1 gene encoding MFS lactose permease, producing the protein MSSHGSHDGASTEKHLATHDIAPTHDAIKIVPKGHGQTATKPGAQEKEVRNAALFAAIKESNIKPWSKESIHLYFAIFVAFCCACANGYDGSLMTGIIAMDKFQNQFHTGDTGPKVSVIFSLYTVGAMVGAPFAAILSDRFGRKKGMFIGGIFIIVGSIIVASSSKLAQFVVGRFVLGLGIAIMTVAAPAYSIEIAPPHWRGRCTGFYNCGWFGGSIPAACITYGCYFIKSNWSWRIPLILQAFTCLIVMSSVFFLPESPRFLFANGRDAEAVAFLVKYHGNGDPNSKLVLLETEEMRDGIRTDGVDKVWWDYRPLFMTHSGRWRMAQVLMISIFGQFSGNGLGYFNTVIFKNIGVTSTSQQLAYNILNSVISAIGALTAVSMTDRMPRRAVLIIGTFMCAAALATNSGLSATLDKQTQRGTQINLNQGMNEQDAKDNAYLHVDSNYAKGALAAYFLFNVIFSFTYTPLQGVIPTEALETTIRGKGLALSGFIVNAMGFINQFAGPIALHNIGYKYIFVFVGWDLIETVAWYFFGVESQGRTLEQLEWVYDQPNPVKASLKVEKVVVQADGHVSEAIVA; encoded by the exons ATGTCGTCTCACGGCTCCCATGACGGGGCCAGCACCGAGAAGCATCTTGCTACTCATGACATTGCGCCCACCCACGACGCCATCAAGATAGTGCCCAAGGGCCATGGCCAGACAGCCACAAAGCCCGGTGCCCAAGAGAAGGAGGTCCGCAACGCCGCCCTATTTGCGGCCATCAAGGAGTCCAATATCAAGCCCTGGAGCAAGGAGTCCATCCACCTCTATTTCGCCATCTTCGTCGCCTTTTGTTGTGCATGCGCCAACGGTTACGATGGTTCACTCATGACCGGAATCATCGCTATGGACAAGTTCCAGAACCAATTCCACACTGGTGACACTGGTCCTAAAGTCTCTGTCATCTTTTCTCTCTATACCGT TGGTGCCATGGTTGGAGCTCCCTTCGCTGCTATCCTCTCTGATCGTTTTGGCCGTAAGAAGGGCATGTTCATCGGTGGTATCTTTATCATTGTCGGCTCCATTATTGTTGCTAGCTCCTCCAAGCTCGCTCAGTTTGTCGTTGGCCGCTTCGTTCTTGGCCTCGGTATCGCCATCATGACCGTTGCTGCCCCGGCCTACTCCATCGAAATCGCCCCTCCTCACTGGCGCGGCCGCTGCACTGGCTTCTACAACTGCGGTTGGTTCGGAGGTTCGATTCCTGCCGCCTGCATCACCTATGGCTGCTACTTCATTAAGAGCAACTGGTCATGGCGTATCCCCTTGATCCTTCAGGCTTTCACGTGCCTTATCGTCATgtcctccgtcttcttcctcccagaATCCCCTCGCTTCCTATTTGCCAACGGCCGCGACGCTGAGGCTGTTGCCTTTCTTGTCAAGTATCACGGCAACGGCGATCCCAATTCCAAGCTGGTGTTGCTCGAGACTGAGGAGATGAGGGACGGTATCAGGACCGACGGTGTCGACAAGGTCTGGTGGGATTACCGCCCGCTCTTCATGACCCACAGCGGCCGCTGGCGCATGGCCCAGGTGCTCATGATCTCCATCTTTGGCCAGTTCTCCGGCAACGGTCTCGGTTACTTCAATACCGTCATCTTCAAGAACATTGGTGTCACCAGCACCTCCCAACAGCTCGCCTACAACATCCTCAACTCCGTCATCTCCGCTATCGGTGCCTTGACCGCCGTCTCCATGACTGATCGTATGCCCCGCCGCGCGGTGCTCATTATCGGTACCTTCATGTGCGCCGCTGCTCTTGCCACCAACTCGGGTCTTTCGGCTACTCTCGACAAGCAGACTCAAAGAGGCACGCAAATCAACCTGAACCAGGGTATGAACGAGCAGGATGCCAAGGACAACGCCTACCTCCACGTCGACAGCAACTACGCCAAGGGTGCCCTGGCCGcttacttcctcttcaacgtcatcttctccttcacctACACTCCCCTCCAGGGTGTTATTCCCACCGAGGCTCTCGAGACCACCATCCGTGGCAAGGGTCTTGCCCTTTCCGGCTTCATTGTCAACGCCATGGGCTTCATCAACCAGTTCGCTGGCCCCATCGCTCTCCACAACATTGGCTACAAGTACATCTTTGTCTTTGTCGGCTGGGATCTTATCGAGACCGTCGCTTGGTACTTCTTTGG TGTCGAATCCCAAGGCCGTACCCTCGAGCAGCTCGAATGGGTCTACGACCAGCCCAACCCCGTCAAGGCCTCCCTAAAAGTCGAAAAGGTCGTCGTCCAGGCCGACGGCCATGTGTCCGAAGCTATCGTTGCTTAG